The following proteins are co-located in the Bacillus pumilus genome:
- a CDS encoding stage V sporulation protein D, producing MRVSSVTVRKRLLFVLLFGVVIFFIIDTRLGYVQFIMGEKLTSLAKDSWSRNLPFEPERGDILDRNGVELATNKSAPSILVVPRQIKDPAETSKKLAAVLNMSEEKAYKHVTKKTSIERISPEGRKVSHEKAKEVRELDLDGVYVAEDSIRHYPFGSFLSHVLGFAGIDNQGLLGLEAYYDDDLKGEKGSVKFYSDAKGQKMPDEADDYTPPKDGLDMKLTVDSKVQTIIERELDNAEAKYNPDGMIAIAMNPKNGEVLGMSSRPDFDPADYQSVDPKVFNRNLPVWSTYEPGSTFKIITLAAALEEKKVNLKRDQFFDSGSVTVDGARLRCWKKGGHGSQSFLEVVQNSCNPGFVELGDRLGKDKLFSYIKNFGFGQKTGIDLQGEGRGILFPLDRVGPVEQATTAFGQGVSVTPIQQVAAVAAAVNGGTLYTPYIAKEWIDPVTKGVVKKQSPIAKKKVISAETSKEIRYALESVVAQGTGRNAFVEGYRVGGKTGTAQKVKDGKYMENNHIVSFIGFAPADDPSIVVYVAVDNPKGTIQFGGTVAAPIVGHIMRDSLPEMGVKKRKGQIEKKYQWLDTKTIEVPNLVGGSVSDLESLLINLKIDASGTGSKVVKQSPAAGTKVKEGSTIRLYLNDE from the coding sequence GTGCGAGTGTCAAGTGTAACAGTGAGAAAACGATTGCTTTTCGTGCTGCTGTTTGGGGTGGTCATTTTTTTCATCATAGATACTAGATTAGGATATGTGCAGTTTATTATGGGCGAAAAGCTGACAAGCTTAGCAAAAGATTCATGGAGCCGTAACCTCCCGTTCGAACCGGAACGGGGAGATATTCTGGACCGGAATGGGGTAGAGCTGGCGACGAACAAAAGTGCTCCATCCATTTTGGTCGTCCCGCGGCAAATTAAAGATCCCGCAGAAACAAGCAAGAAACTGGCGGCAGTGCTTAATATGTCTGAGGAGAAAGCGTACAAGCACGTCACGAAGAAAACATCAATTGAGCGAATTTCTCCTGAGGGCAGAAAAGTATCTCATGAAAAAGCAAAAGAAGTAAGAGAGCTTGATTTAGATGGGGTTTATGTAGCAGAAGACAGCATCAGACATTATCCATTTGGCAGTTTCCTGTCCCATGTACTGGGTTTTGCTGGAATTGATAATCAAGGTTTACTTGGGCTGGAAGCCTACTACGATGATGACCTAAAAGGTGAAAAAGGCTCTGTGAAATTCTATTCCGATGCAAAAGGACAGAAAATGCCAGATGAAGCAGATGATTATACACCGCCTAAAGATGGTCTTGATATGAAATTAACGGTCGATTCGAAAGTACAAACCATCATTGAACGAGAATTAGACAATGCGGAGGCAAAATATAATCCAGATGGCATGATCGCCATTGCCATGAACCCCAAAAATGGTGAAGTGCTGGGGATGTCAAGTAGACCAGATTTTGATCCAGCTGACTATCAATCAGTTGATCCAAAAGTATTTAACCGAAATTTACCGGTGTGGAGCACATATGAGCCGGGATCGACGTTTAAAATTATTACACTTGCAGCAGCATTAGAAGAAAAGAAAGTGAATTTAAAACGCGATCAATTTTTTGACAGCGGATCTGTGACGGTCGATGGAGCAAGGCTCAGATGCTGGAAAAAAGGCGGGCATGGATCACAGTCATTTTTAGAAGTGGTGCAAAACTCCTGTAACCCAGGCTTTGTAGAGCTAGGCGACCGTCTTGGAAAAGATAAATTATTTTCCTATATTAAAAATTTCGGTTTTGGTCAGAAAACAGGAATCGATCTTCAAGGGGAAGGGAGAGGAATTTTGTTCCCGCTTGATCGAGTAGGTCCAGTAGAGCAGGCAACAACTGCCTTTGGTCAAGGTGTCTCCGTTACGCCGATTCAACAAGTAGCCGCAGTGGCTGCCGCGGTAAATGGCGGGACACTTTACACGCCCTATATTGCGAAAGAATGGATAGATCCGGTCACAAAAGGGGTCGTGAAAAAGCAATCACCGATTGCCAAGAAGAAAGTGATTTCAGCTGAAACATCAAAAGAAATCAGATATGCACTTGAAAGTGTAGTCGCTCAAGGAACTGGCCGAAATGCATTTGTTGAAGGGTATCGGGTTGGCGGAAAAACCGGAACAGCACAGAAGGTAAAGGACGGAAAATACATGGAAAATAACCATATTGTGTCGTTTATCGGATTTGCGCCTGCTGATGATCCAAGCATCGTTGTATATGTAGCCGTTGATAACCCAAAAGGCACCATTCAATTTGGTGGTACAGTAGCGGCACCAATTGTTGGTCATATTATGCGAGACAGCCTGCCTGAGATGGGTGTGAAAAAAAGAAAAGGACAAATTGAAAAGAAGTACCAGTGGCTGGACACAAAAACCATTGAGGTACCGAATCTTGTAGGGGGATCTGTTTCTGACCTTGAATCACTCCTCATTAACCTGAAGATCGATGCCTCAGGCACTGGCAGTAAAGTGGTGAAGCAGTCTCCTGCTGCTGGGACAAAAGTGAAAGAGGGCTCAACGATCAGATTATACTTAAACGATGAATAA
- a CDS encoding UDP-N-acetylmuramoyl-L-alanyl-D-glutamate--2,6-diaminopimelate ligase, whose translation MKLQELLTYFKSENNELINENPDITSIEMDSREVRKGSLFVCIKGYTVDGHDYAEKAVKSGAAAIVAEHPLNITDVPVIIVKHSQRALARIADAFYRQPTHKLNLIGITGTNGKTSTTHMIEQMMRKAEKKTGLIGTMYMKVNDEILDVKNTTPESVTLQKTFKQMLDQGVDTAIMEVSSHALHLGRVHGCDYDMAVFTNLTQDHLDYHNTMEEYKHAKSLLFSQLGSAFHHDKPKYAILNADDEASSYFEKVTAAEIMTYGLEQKADVMAKNIQIKPKGTQFDLITPIGTKNVTVALIGKFNVYNILAAVSVGIVSGLSFDTIASAMEELEGVKGRFELVNCDQDFPVIIDYAHTPDSLENVLTTCRELTEGKIFCVIGCGGDRDKTKRPQMAQIAVKYADEPVFTSDNPRSEDPSAILKDMENGVPEAYYHSFVNRKQAIFFAIANAKKGDTVLIAGKGHETYQIIGDQVYDFDDAKVAVDAILDLNKS comes from the coding sequence ATGAAATTACAAGAACTCCTTACATACTTTAAAAGTGAAAACAACGAATTGATAAACGAAAATCCCGATATTACTTCCATTGAAATGGATTCAAGAGAGGTGAGAAAAGGGAGCCTGTTTGTCTGCATAAAAGGTTATACAGTAGATGGACATGATTACGCTGAAAAAGCGGTGAAAAGCGGGGCTGCAGCAATTGTAGCAGAACACCCTCTTAACATAACAGATGTACCAGTCATTATTGTGAAACACTCTCAAAGAGCACTTGCAAGAATTGCTGATGCGTTTTACAGGCAGCCAACCCATAAGCTAAATCTTATCGGTATCACAGGAACAAACGGAAAAACATCAACAACACACATGATCGAACAAATGATGAGAAAAGCCGAGAAGAAAACAGGCTTAATCGGTACGATGTATATGAAGGTGAATGATGAAATTCTCGACGTGAAAAACACAACACCTGAGAGTGTCACACTTCAAAAAACCTTTAAACAGATGCTTGATCAAGGTGTAGACACGGCAATTATGGAAGTATCATCACATGCATTGCATCTTGGCCGGGTTCATGGATGTGATTATGATATGGCCGTTTTCACAAATCTTACGCAAGATCATCTTGACTACCACAACACCATGGAAGAATATAAACACGCGAAAAGCTTGCTATTCTCCCAGCTTGGAAGTGCCTTTCATCACGATAAGCCGAAGTACGCGATTTTAAATGCAGATGATGAAGCTTCTAGTTATTTTGAAAAAGTCACAGCTGCTGAAATCATGACGTATGGCTTAGAGCAAAAAGCAGATGTCATGGCAAAGAATATTCAAATCAAGCCTAAGGGAACTCAATTTGATTTGATCACTCCAATCGGCACAAAAAATGTGACGGTGGCCCTCATCGGAAAGTTCAATGTGTATAACATCCTGGCTGCTGTATCAGTAGGGATCGTATCCGGCTTATCGTTTGATACGATCGCCAGTGCAATGGAAGAGCTGGAGGGAGTCAAAGGAAGATTTGAACTTGTGAACTGTGATCAAGACTTCCCTGTCATCATTGATTACGCGCATACACCTGACAGCTTAGAAAATGTCCTCACAACGTGTAGAGAATTAACTGAGGGCAAAATTTTCTGTGTGATAGGCTGCGGCGGAGACCGTGATAAAACAAAGCGCCCTCAAATGGCTCAAATCGCTGTGAAATATGCAGATGAGCCTGTATTTACATCAGACAACCCAAGAAGTGAAGATCCATCAGCTATTTTAAAAGATATGGAAAATGGTGTGCCTGAGGCATATTATCATAGCTTTGTGAATCGTAAACAAGCCATCTTCTTTGCGATTGCCAATGCGAAAAAAGGCGATACCGTCTTAATAGCGGGAAAAGGCCACGAGACGTACCAAATCATTGGCGATCAAGTCTACGACTTTGATGATGCAAAAGTTGCAGTGGACGCTATTTTAGATCTAAACAAATCTTAA
- the mraY gene encoding phospho-N-acetylmuramoyl-pentapeptide-transferase produces MLEQVILFTIIMGFLISVLLSPIFIPFLRRLKFGQSIREEGPQSHQKKSGTPTMGGIMIIFSITITTIVMINKFSEISPEMFLLLFVTLGYGLLGFLDDYIKVAMRRNLGLTSKQKLIGQIVIAVIFYAVFHYYQFATTIRIPGTDVSFDLGWAYFILVIFMLVGGSNAVNLTDGLDGLLSGTAAIAFGAFAILAWNQSQYDVAIFSVAVAGAVLGFLVFNAHPAKVFMGDTGSLALGGAIVAIAILTKLEILLVIIGGVFVVETLSVILQVISFKTTGKRIFKMSPLHHHYELVGWSEWRVVVTFWTAGLLLAVLGIYIEVWL; encoded by the coding sequence ATGCTTGAACAGGTGATATTGTTTACAATCATAATGGGATTTTTAATCAGTGTTCTTTTATCCCCGATTTTTATTCCGTTTTTAAGAAGACTTAAATTTGGTCAGAGTATTAGAGAAGAAGGACCGCAGTCTCACCAAAAGAAATCAGGTACTCCGACAATGGGCGGAATTATGATTATCTTTTCTATCACAATTACAACAATTGTGATGATCAACAAATTCTCTGAGATTAGTCCAGAAATGTTTTTACTGTTATTTGTCACACTTGGCTACGGCTTATTAGGATTTTTAGATGATTATATTAAAGTAGCGATGAGACGAAATCTTGGATTAACATCGAAACAGAAATTGATCGGTCAAATTGTGATCGCAGTGATTTTTTATGCAGTCTTCCATTATTATCAGTTTGCAACGACGATTCGTATTCCAGGAACGGATGTCAGCTTTGATTTAGGATGGGCTTACTTTATCCTCGTCATTTTCATGCTTGTCGGTGGTTCTAATGCGGTGAACTTAACAGATGGACTTGATGGTTTATTGTCTGGAACAGCTGCCATTGCTTTCGGAGCTTTTGCCATACTTGCTTGGAATCAATCCCAGTATGATGTGGCCATCTTTTCAGTAGCTGTTGCTGGAGCCGTCCTTGGTTTCCTTGTGTTTAATGCGCACCCTGCAAAAGTATTTATGGGTGATACAGGGTCACTAGCTTTAGGCGGAGCCATTGTAGCGATTGCCATTTTAACGAAGCTTGAAATTTTACTCGTGATTATTGGAGGAGTATTTGTTGTTGAAACGTTATCGGTTATCCTTCAAGTCATCTCCTTTAAAACAACTGGAAAAAGAATCTTTAAAATGAGCCCGCTTCACCACCACTATGAGTTAGTTGGCTGGTCTGAGTGGAGAGTGGTTGTCACCTTCTGGACAGCTGGTTTATTACTTGCTGTTTTAGGAATTTACATCGAGGTGTGGTTGTAA
- the murD gene encoding UDP-N-acetylmuramoyl-L-alanine--D-glutamate ligase, producing MQMLKNEHVLVLGLAKSGYAAASILHEHGVNVTVNDQKPFEENEPAQLLSEKGIDVICGSHPLRMFDDKEITILIKNPGIPYENVMVQEALRRQIPVWTEIELAYHLTSSPFIGITGSNGKTTTTTLIYEMLKKDSQKTLVAGNIGTVASEVAANAAGDEWIVTELSSFQLMGTVEFRPKISLILNIFDAHLDYHHTREEYEKAKQKVYAHQHENDTAVINLDDPSVVKLAEGSKAKKVFFSVKEPVEHGAFIKNGAIYYMNERVIDLKDVVLPGEHNQENILAAICVVKNAGCSNEAITHVLTTFSGVKHRLQFVDTIQSRKFYNDSKATNILATSKALSAFEQPTILLAGGLDRGNEFDELKPFMKNVKGIITFGETAPKFVKLGEELGIHHVKHVDNVEQAVPAAFSISEEEDVILLSPACASWDQHKTFEERGDMFVNAVHMLK from the coding sequence ATGCAAATGTTAAAAAACGAACATGTACTAGTATTAGGTCTTGCAAAAAGCGGATATGCGGCCGCCTCAATTCTTCACGAACACGGAGTAAACGTGACAGTAAATGATCAGAAACCGTTTGAAGAAAATGAGCCAGCTCAGCTACTTTCTGAAAAGGGGATTGATGTCATTTGTGGCAGTCATCCTCTTCGTATGTTCGATGATAAAGAAATTACGATTTTAATTAAAAACCCTGGAATTCCATATGAGAATGTGATGGTTCAAGAGGCGCTTCGACGCCAAATTCCAGTTTGGACTGAAATAGAATTAGCATATCATTTGACCTCATCTCCTTTTATTGGGATTACCGGATCGAATGGGAAAACCACTACCACTACATTGATTTATGAAATGCTGAAAAAAGACAGTCAAAAAACTTTAGTGGCAGGTAATATTGGAACAGTTGCCAGCGAAGTCGCTGCAAATGCAGCTGGCGATGAATGGATTGTAACTGAGCTCTCTTCTTTTCAGTTAATGGGAACAGTTGAATTCAGGCCCAAAATCAGCTTGATTTTAAATATTTTTGACGCACATTTAGACTATCACCACACTCGTGAAGAATACGAAAAAGCAAAGCAGAAAGTATACGCACATCAACATGAAAATGACACAGCCGTGATCAACCTAGATGATCCATCTGTCGTTAAGCTAGCAGAAGGATCAAAAGCGAAAAAGGTGTTTTTCTCCGTGAAAGAGCCAGTAGAGCATGGAGCCTTTATTAAAAATGGCGCTATCTACTATATGAATGAACGTGTCATTGATCTAAAGGATGTTGTTCTTCCTGGTGAGCATAACCAAGAAAATATTCTGGCAGCCATTTGTGTTGTGAAAAATGCAGGCTGTTCAAATGAAGCGATCACACACGTACTCACAACATTCAGTGGCGTGAAGCATCGTTTGCAGTTTGTGGATACGATTCAAAGTAGAAAATTTTATAACGATAGCAAAGCGACCAATATACTGGCAACAAGTAAAGCTTTGTCAGCCTTCGAACAGCCGACCATTTTACTAGCAGGCGGACTAGATCGGGGTAATGAATTTGATGAATTGAAACCTTTCATGAAAAATGTGAAAGGAATTATCACATTTGGTGAGACTGCACCTAAGTTTGTGAAGCTTGGTGAAGAGCTGGGAATACATCACGTAAAACATGTCGATAATGTTGAACAAGCAGTACCTGCGGCGTTTAGCATATCTGAAGAAGAAGACGTGATTTTATTATCTCCAGCTTGTGCAAGCTGGGATCAACATAAAACATTTGAAGAACGTGGAGACATGTTTGTAAACGCCGTGCATATGCTTAAATAA
- the spoVE gene encoding stage V sporulation protein E produces the protein MTNKKTSPDFLLVVITLLLLTIGLIMVYSASAVWASYKFDDSFYFAKRQLLFAGIGVIAMFFIMRVDYWTWRTWSKILIAVCFLLLLLVLIPGIGMERNGSRSWIGVGAFSIQPSEFMKLAMIAFLAKFLSEKQKNITSFRKGFAPALGIVFSAFAIIMLQPDLGTGTVMVGTCIIMIFVSGARIAHFIFLGLIGLSGFAALVLSAPYRIKRITSYLNPWEDPLGSGFQIIQSLYAVGPGGLFGMGLGQSRQKFFYLPEPQTDFIFAILSEELGFIGGSLILLLFSVLLWRGIRIALGAPDLYGSFLAVGIISMVAIQVMINIAVVTGLIPVTGITLPFLSYGGSSLTLMLMAIGVLLNVSRYARY, from the coding sequence TTGACGAATAAGAAAACTTCTCCGGATTTTTTGCTTGTTGTCATTACGTTACTTTTATTGACGATTGGTTTAATTATGGTTTACAGCGCAAGCGCTGTGTGGGCATCGTATAAATTTGATGATTCGTTTTATTTTGCAAAAAGACAGCTTTTGTTTGCTGGAATCGGAGTTATCGCGATGTTTTTCATTATGCGAGTCGATTATTGGACGTGGCGGACTTGGTCAAAGATATTGATTGCTGTTTGTTTTCTCCTCTTGCTACTTGTACTGATTCCTGGTATCGGTATGGAGAGAAATGGATCAAGAAGCTGGATCGGTGTCGGTGCGTTTAGTATTCAGCCCTCTGAATTCATGAAGCTTGCGATGATTGCGTTTCTCGCAAAATTCTTATCTGAAAAGCAAAAAAATATCACGTCCTTCCGTAAAGGTTTCGCGCCAGCGTTGGGTATTGTGTTTTCGGCATTTGCCATCATTATGCTGCAGCCGGACCTGGGGACAGGAACGGTTATGGTTGGAACTTGTATTATTATGATTTTTGTTTCAGGTGCGAGAATTGCTCACTTTATATTTCTCGGTCTTATAGGGCTAAGCGGTTTTGCTGCACTTGTCTTATCAGCACCCTATCGAATAAAACGAATAACGTCTTATTTAAACCCTTGGGAAGATCCACTAGGCAGCGGGTTTCAAATTATTCAATCCTTATACGCTGTTGGCCCAGGCGGTCTGTTCGGAATGGGTCTAGGTCAAAGTAGACAAAAATTCTTCTATTTACCTGAGCCTCAAACGGACTTTATCTTTGCCATATTGTCTGAAGAGCTCGGCTTTATAGGCGGATCACTCATTTTATTGCTCTTTAGTGTTCTGTTATGGAGAGGCATACGAATAGCACTTGGGGCACCAGATTTATACGGAAGTTTCTTAGCAGTTGGCATCATTTCAATGGTTGCCATTCAAGTGATGATTAATATCGCAGTTGTCACTGGACTTATCCCTGTGACAGGTATCACGCTCCCATTCCTAAGTTATGGCGGCTCATCACTGACACTAATGCTCATGGCAATTGGCGTACTTTTGAATGTAAGCAGGTACGCTAGATATTAA
- the murG gene encoding undecaprenyldiphospho-muramoylpentapeptide beta-N-acetylglucosaminyltransferase, with the protein MRIAISGGGTGGHIYPALAFIKEVKRLHPDVEFLYIGTENGLEKKIVERENIPFKSIEISGFKRKLSFDNVKTVMRFLKGVQKSKSYLKEFKPDAVIGTGGYVCGPVVYAASKLKIPTIIHEQNSLPGITNKFLARYVHKVAICFEEAKAHFPSEKVVFTGNPRASEVVSIKEGKSLKEFGLDEKKKTVLIFGGSRGAAPINRAVIDMQDELKAKNYQLLYITGEVHYEKVLNELKDKGAAPNMITKPFLHQMPEYLKSIDVIVARAGATTIAEVTALGIPTIFIPSPYVTANHQEINARSLEKHDAAIVLRESELSGDRLLHAIDEIAGNEEKLNQMSRLTKELGVPDAAIRLYNVLKEITTT; encoded by the coding sequence ATGCGTATAGCAATCAGTGGAGGCGGAACAGGTGGACATATTTATCCAGCCTTAGCTTTTATTAAAGAAGTAAAAAGACTGCATCCTGATGTGGAATTTTTATATATTGGTACTGAAAATGGGCTTGAAAAGAAAATTGTAGAAAGAGAAAATATCCCTTTCAAGTCAATAGAGATTTCAGGTTTTAAAAGAAAGCTTTCCTTTGATAATGTAAAAACGGTGATGAGATTTCTAAAAGGCGTTCAAAAAAGCAAATCTTATTTAAAAGAATTTAAGCCAGATGCTGTCATTGGAACAGGCGGTTATGTGTGTGGCCCTGTCGTTTATGCGGCTTCTAAGCTGAAAATCCCGACCATTATTCACGAACAAAACAGCCTGCCTGGTATCACAAATAAGTTCCTTGCGAGATATGTTCATAAGGTAGCCATCTGCTTTGAAGAAGCAAAGGCACATTTTCCTTCTGAAAAGGTTGTTTTTACGGGAAACCCAAGAGCCTCTGAAGTCGTCTCTATAAAAGAGGGGAAATCTCTTAAAGAGTTTGGACTAGATGAAAAGAAAAAAACGGTTCTTATTTTTGGCGGGAGCAGAGGTGCAGCTCCGATCAATAGAGCAGTCATTGACATGCAAGATGAATTAAAGGCGAAGAACTACCAGCTTTTATATATTACTGGTGAGGTTCATTATGAAAAAGTGCTGAACGAACTAAAGGACAAAGGTGCAGCACCAAATATGATCACAAAGCCTTTCTTACATCAAATGCCGGAGTATCTGAAATCGATTGATGTGATTGTTGCAAGAGCTGGAGCAACAACGATTGCTGAAGTGACAGCTCTTGGAATTCCAACAATTTTCATTCCGAGCCCATACGTGACGGCAAATCATCAGGAAATCAATGCTAGATCACTTGAAAAGCATGATGCTGCTATCGTTTTAAGAGAATCAGAGCTTTCTGGAGATCGCTTGCTGCATGCAATTGATGAAATTGCCGGTAATGAAGAGAAATTAAATCAAATGAGCCGTTTAACGAAAGAACTCGGAGTACCAGATGCGGCTATACGTTTATATAATGTGTTAAAAGAAATTACGACTACATGA
- the murB gene encoding UDP-N-acetylmuramate dehydrogenase, whose amino-acid sequence MENLKNELLEAQVGKVLENEPLANHTTMKIGGPADLLIIPKDVDAVKTIMDQVKIHHTDWTVIGRGSNLLVLDKGIRGVVLKLGAGLDHLNVNDEEVTVGGGYSVVRLATSLSKKGLSGLEFAAGIPGSIGGAVYMNAGAHGSDISNILVKARILFEDGSIEWVTNEEMNFSYRTSVLQKERPGIVLEAVFKLKQDDREKITKKMQQNKDYRKETQPYNRPCAGSIFRNPLPEYAGQLVEKANLKGYQIGGARISDMHGNFIVNAGGATAQDVLDLIQYIQKKIKEDHNVDMHTEVEIIGEAN is encoded by the coding sequence ATGGAGAACTTGAAGAATGAATTATTAGAAGCGCAAGTTGGTAAAGTGCTTGAAAATGAGCCGCTTGCAAATCATACGACAATGAAAATAGGCGGACCAGCAGATCTATTGATTATTCCAAAAGATGTCGACGCAGTCAAAACGATCATGGATCAGGTAAAAATACACCATACTGATTGGACGGTCATTGGAAGAGGGTCTAATTTACTTGTACTTGATAAAGGAATACGTGGTGTAGTTCTAAAGTTAGGTGCTGGACTTGATCATTTAAATGTGAATGATGAAGAAGTTACAGTTGGCGGCGGCTACTCTGTTGTACGTCTCGCAACGTCTCTTAGTAAGAAGGGCCTTTCAGGATTGGAATTCGCAGCTGGTATTCCAGGGTCTATCGGTGGCGCTGTTTATATGAACGCAGGGGCACATGGATCAGATATCAGCAACATTCTTGTGAAAGCTAGAATCTTATTTGAAGATGGAAGCATCGAGTGGGTAACAAATGAGGAAATGAACTTTAGCTATCGAACCTCTGTACTTCAAAAAGAACGTCCGGGCATTGTCCTCGAAGCCGTGTTTAAGCTCAAACAGGATGATCGCGAGAAAATCACAAAGAAAATGCAGCAAAATAAAGACTATCGTAAGGAAACGCAACCTTATAATCGACCGTGTGCAGGCAGTATTTTTCGAAATCCGCTACCTGAATATGCAGGACAGCTTGTAGAAAAGGCGAATTTAAAAGGATACCAGATTGGCGGGGCAAGAATTTCTGATATGCATGGGAACTTTATTGTCAATGCTGGTGGCGCTACTGCTCAAGATGTGCTGGACTTAATTCAGTACATCCAAAAGAAAATTAAAGAAGACCACAATGTAGATATGCATACAGAAGTAGAAATTATCGGTGAAGCAAATTAA
- a CDS encoding cell division protein FtsQ/DivIB, with translation MRPDHENEKIVNIEERIPKIKEQRKQKANRRLISFILLFFIMVLIVIYLQTPISKISSLTITGNEHVSTKQLVKLSQIKEGETEFWNLNKDMTADHIKQNKLIKSVSIKKHFPNKVSIAVKEYANIAYLQKGNLYYELLENGTALPDEVTPNHAGPIFVDWDNKEKLKQTVKSLNQLPASIQELISEVYYVPTSSNQWLVKFYMNDGNTVIASIKTFADKMKTYPAIVKELSSSEKGTIHMEVATYFEAFKSKKKEDER, from the coding sequence ATGCGGCCTGATCATGAAAATGAAAAGATCGTCAATATAGAAGAGCGAATTCCTAAAATTAAAGAACAAAGAAAGCAGAAAGCAAATCGGAGACTGATCTCTTTTATTCTGCTGTTTTTTATCATGGTTTTAATTGTTATTTATTTGCAAACACCAATCAGTAAAATTTCTTCTTTAACCATCACGGGTAACGAGCATGTATCAACAAAACAGCTTGTTAAACTTTCACAAATTAAAGAAGGCGAGACAGAGTTTTGGAACTTAAATAAAGATATGACAGCAGACCATATTAAACAAAATAAACTGATTAAAAGTGTCAGTATTAAAAAACATTTCCCGAATAAGGTCAGTATTGCTGTAAAAGAATATGCAAATATTGCATATCTTCAAAAGGGAAATCTATATTATGAGCTTCTTGAAAATGGGACAGCTTTACCAGATGAAGTAACGCCTAATCATGCAGGACCTATTTTTGTCGATTGGGACAATAAAGAGAAACTGAAGCAAACAGTTAAATCTTTAAATCAGCTCCCAGCCTCTATTCAGGAACTCATCTCAGAAGTATATTATGTCCCGACAAGTTCAAACCAGTGGCTCGTTAAATTTTATATGAATGACGGGAACACCGTGATCGCATCAATTAAAACATTCGCTGATAAAATGAAAACCTATCCAGCTATTGTAAAAGAACTTTCGTCATCTGAGAAAGGCACGATTCATATGGAAGTCGCAACGTATTTTGAAGCTTTCAAATCTAAGAAAAAGGAAGATGAACGTTGA
- a CDS encoding DUF881 domain-containing protein gives MRGKTVIFSIVMLVLGFLISFSYQYTKQHQADVNRTEQWKKEYSLKSQLTKQEKANQKLEKELYSLQSKVQATESSLKNEKEQYFNVLEDVEKYRMFTGEIGVKGKGVKVSLEDASYIPSGQNVNNYIVHESHIFHVINELFISGASAVSINGQRITHQSYIHCNGPVVTVDGVQHPAPFVISAIGDPAVLIPALNIAGGVVDQLTSDHISMTIEKKDIRMNPLLRNKD, from the coding sequence TTGAGAGGCAAAACAGTTATATTTTCAATTGTGATGCTTGTTCTTGGGTTTCTGATTTCTTTTTCATACCAATATACAAAGCAGCATCAGGCAGATGTCAATCGAACCGAACAATGGAAAAAAGAATACTCTTTGAAAAGTCAGCTGACAAAGCAAGAAAAGGCGAATCAAAAACTTGAAAAAGAACTATATAGCCTTCAATCAAAGGTTCAAGCGACAGAGTCCAGTTTGAAAAATGAAAAAGAGCAGTATTTTAATGTGTTGGAAGATGTTGAGAAATACAGAATGTTTACAGGGGAGATAGGTGTAAAAGGGAAAGGGGTAAAAGTATCTCTTGAAGATGCATCTTATATCCCGAGTGGACAAAATGTCAATAATTACATTGTTCATGAGAGTCACATTTTTCATGTGATAAACGAACTATTTATATCAGGGGCATCTGCTGTATCTATTAACGGACAAAGAATCACACACCAATCATACATACATTGTAATGGCCCAGTCGTCACAGTTGACGGAGTTCAGCATCCAGCGCCATTTGTCATTTCTGCTATTGGGGATCCTGCTGTGTTAATACCTGCTTTAAATATTGCTGGCGGGGTGGTTGATCAGCTGACAAGTGATCACATTTCAATGACGATTGAAAAAAAGGATATTCGTATGAATCCTCTTTTAAGAAACAAAGATTAA